One Xyrauchen texanus isolate HMW12.3.18 chromosome 2, RBS_HiC_50CHRs, whole genome shotgun sequence genomic window carries:
- the hrh3 gene encoding histamine H3 receptor — MQSLFSVAHTPGIPTAVSLMWKSGNPQSSNWTVLERENGTPVGDLDTFGNRRAQYGQFSSSTSIFLTVLMTLLVFATVLGNALVILAFVVEKSLRTQGNFFFLNLAIADFLVGGFCIPVYIPYVLTGEWRLGRGLCKLWLVVDYMLCTASVFNIVLISFDRFQSVTKAVSYHCQKGITREAVLKMLYVWLAAFLLYGPAIIIWEHIAGGSIVPDGECYAEFYFNWYFLMTASAVEFFTPFISVTYFNLSIYINIRNRCAVREEQPSYIRLRSFKMRPLGAGDVQRVFYVRPVEESGVRVLHSRSRCCQLASTAKVSTTEFGNGRQTKRRDSTIADLPPLQVGDRLLTSTEAQFHYVDHSSGSHRHRPDMVGSLASRFRLSRDKKVAKSLAVIVCVFGLCWAPYTLLMIIRAACHGQCVQHYLYEISFWLLWINSSINPVLYPLCHSSFKRAFSKLLCPTKTKIQPQNMDQKY, encoded by the exons ATGCAGTCTTTATTTTCCGTCGCACACACTCCAGGGATACCTACAGCTGTTTCATTAATGTGGAAATCAGGAAATCCTCAGTCGTCCAACTGGACCGTGTTGGAGAGAGAAAATGGGACGCCAGTCGGTGACTTGGACACATTTGGTAACCGGCGCGCACAGTATGGCCAGTTTTCTTCGTCCACCTCTATATTCCTGACTGTGCTCATGACGCTGCTGGTGTTCGCCACGGTTCTCGGGAACGCGCTTGTCATTTTAGCTTTTGTGGTTGAGAAAAGTTTACGTACACAAGgcaactttttctttttaaatttggcCATTGCTGACTTTCTTGTCG GTGGGTTTTGTATCCCCGTGTATATCCCATATGTCCTGACGGGTGAGTGGAGACTGGGCAGAGGTCTGTGTAAACTGTGGCTAGTGGTGGATTATATGTTGTGCACCGCCTCAGTGTTCAACATCGTGCTCATCAGTTTCGACAGGTTTCAATCAGTCACTAAAGCG GTGAGTTACCACTGCCAAAAAGGGATCACTAGGGAGGCTGTTTTGAAGATGCTCTACGTGTGGCTGGCAGCTTTTCTTCTTTATGGTCCAGCTATTATCATTTGGGAACACATCGCTGGAGGAAGCATAGTGCCAGATGGAGAGTGCTATGCCGAGTTCTATTTCAACTGGTATTTTCTTATGACTGCCTCTGCTGTTGAGTTCTTCACTCCTTTTATAAGTGTCACATATTTTAATCTCAGCATTTACATAAACATACGCAACAGATGTGCTGTGAGGGAAGAACAGCCATCTTATATTCGACTCAGGAGTTTTAAGATGAGGCCGCTTGGAGCTGGTGATGTGCAGCGTGTGTTTTATGTAAGGCCTGTCGAGGAAAGTGGGGTTAGAGTGTTACACTCCAGGTCTCGGTGTTGCCAGTTAGCTTCGACAGCAAAGGTGTCCACCACCGAGTTTGGCAATGGCAGACAGACTAAACGAAGAGACAGCACAATTGCGGACCTGCCTCCTCTGCAGGTTGGAGACAGGCTCCTGACATCTACCGAGGCGCAGTTTCATTACGTGGATCACTCGTCCGGATCACATAGACACCGTCCAGATATGGTTGGCAGTCTGGCCAGCCGCTTTCGCCTATCTAGAGATAAAAAAGTTGCAAAGTCTCTAGCTGTGATAGTTTGTGTATTTGGGCTTTGTTGGGCACCCTACACCCTATTGATGATCATTCGGGCAGCATGTCATGGTCAGTGTGTCCAGCACTACCTTTATGAGATCTCGTTTTGGCTGCTGTGGATCAATTCATCTATCAATCCAGTCTTGTATCCTCTGTGTCACAGCAGCTTTAAAAGAGCCTTCAGCAAACTACTGTGTCCAACCAAGACAAAAATACAACCTCAGAACATGGACCAGAAGTACTAA